AATCATAATAAAATAAACCAAACTGATAAACAAAGAGGAGTTAACCTGGCGAACTATAGAAGCAATATAAGAAAAAGAAAAGCAAGGGCCGGGGGCGCCACACCCGCCACGCAGGAAGTAACAAGGGTACGCACTCCGCGCAAAGAAAACCACGAAGTTCTGGCAACCGTAGGAAGCCTTTTAGGTTCAAAAAGAGTAACATTGCAGTGTATGGACGGTATAGTCCGGATGGGGCGGATTCCAGGATCCAAGAACAAGAAAATGTGGATCCGCGAGGGAGATGTAGTAATCGTCGCTCCCTGGGATATTCAGGATTCTAAAGCCGATGTTATCTGGAAATATACAAGGCCTCAGGTCGAATGGCTTGAAAGGAAAGGGTACCTCAAGTAAGCACCCGAAATAATGAGGTAAACTCGATAAGACTGTATTCTCCCTATTCACTCCGGTTTTAACCAGCTCTCGGTTAAACCCTTCTCTTCTTTCCCATGCTTCTTCCTCAAACACTTACCTGTAATTTCTGAGGTTATTCCATTAGCTTACTTTAATTTTCTGACGCAAAAAGCATTTTTCTGCATGAGTATGATTTTTATAGGTAAGATTTATATAATTTGATTGTATATTAAGAGTATTAAAAATAAAGAGATGTATAATCTGTTATTAAAAACTATTTCTGTTTTTAATCAAAGAGCAATATACAATCTTATTTTTAAACTAATGACTATCCGCTGTAAGCGGAGGTGAGAATAAAATGGTTTTTAATGACAGAAATTCCTTCAGGGGAAGGGACAGCAACCGCAGAGGCTTCGGAGGTCCCAGGGAAATGCACAACGCAATCTGTTCGGATTGTGGCGCTGAAACTCAGGTACCATTCAGACCTGACCCTGACAGACCAGTCTATTGTAGAGAATGTCTTCCTAACCACAGGAGATTCTAAAAACAATCAGCGTTGAGTATTAATTTTAAAGATTTAGCCAGCTTTAAGGCTTAGCCTGGATTAATGCTCAATTCATTTTCATTATTTATTTTGATTCGCTTTGCTTTTTACCTTTTGTTCAGGGGGTTTTGGGAACCAGGAAACAATCGTTCTATCAGGTCTCTCTGAGAAAGTTAATAGCATCAGACAGTGAAGACCTGTATAGATATTCGGAAAGAAGCAAAAACAGGCGAATTAAGGGTAAAAGCAAGAAAAACTATTCGAAATTAAAACTATTGAATAAGAAACAAAAATCGGAGGAATAATTTGGCTAATTATAGAAGCACTATGAGAAAGAAAAGAGTAGGATCAAATAAATCTGTAGGTGCAGGAGACGCTCCGGAAGTAACAAGGGTACGTACTCCCCGTAAGGACAGAAATGAAGTTCTTGCAACTGTATCAGGTTTACTTGGTTCAAAAAGGGTCACATTACAATGTATGGACGGAGTCGTCCGAATGGGCCGGATTCCCGGGTCCAAGAAAAAGAGAATGTGGATTCGCGAAGGCGATATAGTAATAGCGAACCCCTGGGAAATTCAGGATTCCAAAGCCGATGTTATCTGGAAATATACAAGGCCCCAGGTCGAATGGCTTGAAAGAAAAGGGTACCTTAAATGAGGATGCCTTAAAACCTTCATTCATTTTATACAGATTGCCTTAGTCTGCGCTTAATTAACCTGTGGTTAACCCATGTTTTTGAAAACTAATAAAAAATCAGGCACTGAACGGCTCTGTAGAAATCCTTAATTTAATCCATAATAATTGTATTACTTTTTTGTTTATATTATAGACTATTAGTTTAACTTTTACTTCTTTTACTTGATTTCTAACCTTTCTTGCTCTTAATGTTTCTCCAAATTTTCTTTTTACAACAGATATTATTGTCTCTACTATATTCCTTCTATTGTATTTGATCTTATCAAAGTCTTTGTTTAATTGTTTTCTATATTTTCCGTTTATTCTCTTTCTTTTTCTTTCTCTCAAAGG
This region of Methanosarcina flavescens genomic DNA includes:
- the eif1A gene encoding translation initiation factor eIF-1A, encoding MRKRKARAGGATPATQEVTRVRTPRKENHEVLATVGSLLGSKRVTLQCMDGIVRMGRIPGSKNKKMWIREGDVVIVAPWDIQDSKADVIWKYTRPQVEWLERKGYLK
- the eif1A gene encoding translation initiation factor eIF-1A; the protein is MRKKRVGSNKSVGAGDAPEVTRVRTPRKDRNEVLATVSGLLGSKRVTLQCMDGVVRMGRIPGSKKKRMWIREGDIVIANPWEIQDSKADVIWKYTRPQVEWLERKGYLK
- a CDS encoding CxxC-x17-CxxC domain-containing protein, yielding MVFNDRNSFRGRDSNRRGFGGPREMHNAICSDCGAETQVPFRPDPDRPVYCRECLPNHRRF